A stretch of Candidatus Kryptoniota bacterium DNA encodes these proteins:
- the tmk gene encoding dTMP kinase — protein MFIVFEGIDGSGKTTQAELLFKRLSGLGTRVELLREPGGTKLGEGVRELLLHRADLDINANTEFLLFSASRAQLVAEKIIPMLNQDITVIVDRYFYSSIAYQGFGRGIPISSIEAVSEFATQALAPDIVFLIRLDAKTAVHRRKTAKREADRMEDSEIRFFEKVNEGFEYCARKEPDRFVIVDGMNTIEKIAENIFDAVALRMKRAMEERNAK, from the coding sequence GTGTTTATCGTATTTGAAGGAATCGACGGAAGCGGGAAAACCACTCAAGCTGAGTTGCTGTTCAAGCGGCTCTCCGGGCTCGGTACTCGTGTTGAGCTCCTTCGCGAACCGGGTGGCACAAAACTTGGCGAAGGCGTGCGTGAACTTCTCCTTCACCGGGCGGACCTGGACATAAATGCCAATACCGAATTTCTTCTCTTCTCCGCGAGCAGGGCACAGCTCGTGGCTGAAAAGATAATTCCGATGCTGAACCAGGATATTACGGTGATCGTGGATAGATATTTCTATTCGTCGATCGCTTATCAGGGATTCGGTCGAGGCATCCCGATCAGTAGCATAGAAGCTGTGAGCGAATTCGCCACTCAGGCCTTAGCCCCTGACATTGTATTCCTGATTCGGCTCGACGCAAAAACAGCTGTGCACAGACGAAAGACTGCCAAAAGGGAAGCCGACAGGATGGAAGATTCCGAAATAAGATTCTTTGAAAAAGTAAATGAGGGCTTTGAATATTGCGCCCGGAAGGAACCTGACAGGTTCGTAATTGTTGATGGAATGAATACAATTGAAAAGATTGCGGAAAATATTTTTGACGCGGTTGCGTTGAGAATGAAGAGAGCCATGGAGGAAAGAAATGCAAAGTAA
- a CDS encoding S41 family peptidase — MQSKILWVFTSLLIATSIGFVAIQDSDTFYQVRQSIDLFGNVYKDVVDNYVDPVTPQQFVRKGIDAMLSSLDPYTVYMDKENSGEIDLLTTGKYGGVGVSIGTNSGKVIITGVLDGYSAQRQGLRIGDEILKINGTDITSTKLDKISEMVRGEPGSQVTLTVKREGEERPFDVVLVRSEIRVKSVSYYGVIDSGIGFIKLDQFSRGSDEEVKDALTDLMARENLKGLIVDLRNNPGGLLESAVNIVELFVPKGSLIVMTKGRDPASNKRYVSDQDPIAPNLPLAVLVNNNTASASEIVAGALQDLDRAVVIGTTTFGKGLVQTILPLGYESQLKITTARYYTPSGRCIQKINYERSRDGEDAILPDSLRKEFHTLDGRGVYEAGGIAPDSTVAPEKHSDYVIQLMRGGYMFDFATEFRSAHDSISSDFKAGKEVLQQLKTFVQKSDFTYTSRLAQVIGDAHNLVSSSSNYDPSIDKDIVALSDKIRGDEKELFDKHAEEISEILTAEIVGRFEGNSGQVMVTLGYDNQAKTAESVLVQRPVYREMLGLVN; from the coding sequence ATGCAAAGTAAGATTCTTTGGGTATTCACGAGCCTTCTTATCGCGACTAGCATAGGCTTCGTTGCAATACAGGACAGCGACACCTTCTACCAGGTCAGACAAAGCATTGACCTGTTTGGGAATGTCTATAAAGACGTTGTGGACAATTACGTCGACCCCGTCACTCCGCAGCAGTTTGTCAGAAAAGGGATTGATGCGATGTTATCTTCTCTTGACCCGTACACTGTTTACATGGATAAAGAGAATAGCGGCGAAATCGATCTGCTCACGACCGGCAAATACGGTGGTGTGGGAGTTTCCATCGGCACAAACTCCGGGAAGGTCATAATCACAGGTGTGCTTGACGGCTACAGCGCCCAACGGCAGGGACTGCGAATCGGCGACGAAATATTAAAGATAAACGGGACTGACATCACTTCTACCAAACTCGACAAAATAAGTGAGATGGTGCGCGGAGAGCCGGGAAGTCAGGTAACCCTCACCGTAAAGCGCGAAGGCGAGGAGAGACCTTTTGATGTCGTTCTCGTGCGAAGCGAAATTCGTGTGAAGTCCGTTTCCTATTACGGAGTCATCGATTCAGGCATAGGGTTCATAAAGCTCGACCAGTTCTCTCGCGGTTCGGATGAGGAAGTTAAAGATGCACTCACAGATCTTATGGCGCGTGAAAACCTCAAAGGTTTGATCGTGGACCTTCGCAATAATCCCGGCGGCTTGTTGGAATCAGCTGTCAATATTGTCGAGCTCTTCGTGCCGAAAGGGAGTTTGATAGTGATGACAAAGGGACGCGATCCGGCCTCGAACAAAAGGTATGTGTCGGACCAGGATCCGATCGCGCCTAATCTCCCGCTTGCCGTCCTCGTTAACAACAACACCGCCAGCGCCAGTGAGATTGTGGCGGGGGCGCTGCAGGATCTCGACAGGGCCGTCGTAATCGGAACTACAACTTTCGGCAAAGGACTCGTGCAGACGATCCTGCCGCTCGGGTATGAATCACAATTGAAAATTACTACGGCAAGATATTACACCCCGAGCGGAAGATGCATCCAGAAGATCAACTATGAGCGGAGTCGGGATGGCGAGGACGCCATTCTGCCGGACAGCCTGCGAAAGGAATTTCACACGCTGGACGGGCGCGGAGTTTATGAAGCAGGAGGCATAGCACCCGACTCGACCGTTGCTCCCGAAAAACATTCCGATTATGTGATTCAGTTAATGCGCGGCGGGTACATGTTCGACTTTGCGACTGAGTTCCGCTCTGCGCATGATTCCATATCTTCCGATTTCAAAGCCGGAAAGGAAGTTCTGCAACAGCTCAAGACGTTCGTTCAGAAGAGCGATTTCACTTACACATCACGTCTCGCACAGGTGATCGGCGATGCTCACAATCTCGTTTCTTCCTCTTCAAATTACGATCCTTCGATAGACAAGGATATCGTCGCGCTTTCGGATAAAATCAGGGGCGACGAAAAAGAACTGTTCGATAAGCACGCAGAAGAGATATCGGAAATCCTCACGGCCGAGATCGTAGGTCGGTTCGAAGGGAATAGCGGACAGGTCATGGTCACGCTTGGCTACGACAACCAGGCTAAGACTGCAGAGTCTGTTCTGGTTCAGCGTCCGGTTTACAGAGAAATGCTCGGCCTGGTAAATTGA
- a CDS encoding citrate synthase, whose translation MSNPASTAQAPSTFAKGLDGIVAGQSSICFIDGFKGELVYRGINVDELASNASYEEVVYLLWHGSLPNKDELVRLQKDLIANRPLPDQVVSFLKGVPKNSNPMDVLRTAVSLLGVYDREADDSSVEANWRKSVRLVAQLPTIVANFHRIRLNGEYLKPDTALSHSANFLYMLNGVEPGATASSTFDCALVLHADHEFNASTFSARVTAATLSDIYSAITSAIGTLKGPLHGGANEEVMEMLLEIKTVANVEPYLQKLFAAKKKVPGFGHRVYKVEDPRAKHLRNFSKRLGETIENLKWFEISEKIEEYVKKEKGLAPNVDFYSASTYYYLGIPIDLFTPIFAVSRVAGWTAHVMEQYVNNRLIRPISEYTGPRDVHFLPIDER comes from the coding sequence ATGTCTAATCCAGCTTCAACTGCTCAAGCACCATCGACATTCGCTAAGGGTCTGGACGGAATTGTAGCAGGTCAGTCGTCTATTTGCTTTATAGACGGATTCAAAGGAGAGCTTGTTTACCGCGGCATAAACGTCGATGAGCTTGCCTCGAATGCGAGTTATGAAGAAGTAGTCTATCTGCTATGGCACGGTAGTCTTCCCAACAAAGATGAGCTCGTGAGGCTGCAGAAAGACCTTATCGCGAACCGACCACTGCCGGATCAAGTAGTCTCATTTTTGAAGGGTGTTCCAAAGAATTCCAACCCGATGGATGTCTTGAGAACTGCAGTGTCGCTTCTCGGCGTGTACGATCGCGAAGCGGACGACAGCTCGGTCGAGGCAAACTGGAGAAAGTCGGTAAGGCTGGTAGCCCAACTTCCTACGATTGTCGCGAATTTTCATCGGATCAGGCTTAATGGCGAATACCTGAAACCGGATACGGCTCTCAGCCACTCCGCGAACTTCCTGTATATGCTGAATGGAGTGGAACCGGGCGCAACCGCTTCGAGCACATTCGATTGTGCTCTCGTGCTGCACGCCGATCACGAGTTTAACGCGTCTACATTCTCTGCGCGAGTTACGGCAGCAACGCTTTCCGACATCTATTCCGCAATTACATCCGCAATCGGTACTTTGAAGGGGCCGCTTCACGGCGGCGCGAACGAAGAAGTTATGGAAATGCTTCTCGAGATTAAAACTGTCGCGAACGTGGAACCTTACCTGCAGAAACTCTTCGCAGCAAAGAAGAAAGTTCCGGGTTTCGGGCACCGTGTCTATAAAGTTGAAGATCCGCGCGCCAAGCACCTTAGGAATTTCTCAAAGAGGCTCGGTGAAACTATCGAAAATCTGAAATGGTTTGAGATTTCAGAGAAGATTGAAGAGTACGTAAAAAAAGAAAAGGGGCTCGCTCCTAACGTCGATTTCTACTCTGCGTCAACCTATTACTATCTGGGAATTCCTATTGATCTGTTCACGCCGATCTTCGCAGTTAGCAGGGTAGCAGGCTGGACCGCACATGTGATGGAACAGTACGTAAATAACAGATTGATAAGACCGATTTCCGAATACACGGGGCCTCGGGATGTGCACTTCTTACCCATCGACGAGCGCTGA
- a CDS encoding HIT domain-containing protein — protein sequence MQIDNCAFCKIVRGESYAQFLYESAESVAFLDINPINFGHALVVTKDHYRTFLDLPLPVLTDVVESLRVVSRAITETLQAAGLNIFSNNGSAAGQSVFHFHFHVTPRYEDDGLKIRPHLKMYESLSQMTDYAERIRATIQVYDKPGVRS from the coding sequence ATGCAGATTGATAATTGTGCTTTCTGTAAAATAGTCAGAGGGGAATCGTACGCTCAGTTTCTATACGAGAGCGCCGAAAGTGTCGCGTTCCTGGACATAAATCCCATCAATTTCGGCCACGCGCTCGTTGTCACGAAGGATCATTATCGCACGTTCCTCGATCTTCCGCTGCCTGTCCTCACGGATGTGGTCGAATCGTTGAGAGTAGTTTCAAGAGCGATCACAGAGACTCTCCAGGCGGCAGGACTCAATATCTTTAGCAATAACGGAAGTGCAGCGGGTCAATCAGTTTTCCATTTCCACTTTCACGTTACACCGCGATACGAGGACGATGGGCTGAAGATTCGTCCGCATCTGAAGATGTACGAGTCCCTCAGCCAAATGACTGATTACGCCGAACGAATACGCGCCACGATTCAAGTCTACGATAAACCAGGAGTACGATCATGA
- the icd gene encoding NADP-dependent isocitrate dehydrogenase translates to MITYEKLSAHTKGGKIENVDGKLKVPDNPIIPFIEGDGTGPDIWRASRLVFDAAVHKAYGGKKNIEWMEVFAGEKANKVYGREVWLPDDTVKAIREYVVAIKGPLTTPIGGGIRSLNVALRQMLDLYVCLRPVRYFNGVPSPVKHPEKVDMVIFRENTEDIYAGIEYAAGTSDAQKILDFLAKEFPKGFDKIRFNTKAKAEEFWNAVGAKDFPSEVKIGIGIKPVSYSGSVRLIHSAISYAIKYKRKSVTIVHKGNIMKFTEGAFRDWGFSVAREFFGAVEIDKGPWCRIPDGKAGAGIIIKDSIADITLQQVLTRPEDFDVIATLNLNGDYLSDALAAQVGGIGIAPGANINYITGFAVFEATHGTAPKYANLDKVNPGSLILSGVMMLEYLGWNEAAQMITSAMEKTIKSKTVTYDFARLMQGATEVKTSEFAQAIVRNM, encoded by the coding sequence ATGATTACTTACGAGAAACTGTCAGCACATACAAAAGGCGGGAAGATCGAAAATGTGGACGGAAAACTGAAGGTGCCCGACAATCCGATTATTCCATTCATCGAAGGTGATGGAACAGGTCCCGACATCTGGCGAGCAAGCAGACTTGTGTTTGATGCGGCGGTTCACAAAGCATATGGCGGCAAGAAGAATATCGAGTGGATGGAAGTTTTTGCCGGCGAGAAAGCGAATAAAGTTTACGGCAGGGAGGTGTGGCTCCCGGACGACACTGTGAAAGCTATAAGAGAATACGTTGTTGCGATAAAGGGACCGCTAACTACGCCGATCGGTGGTGGAATTCGGTCGCTAAACGTGGCGCTTCGACAAATGCTCGACCTATATGTCTGCCTTCGCCCGGTAAGATACTTTAACGGCGTGCCATCTCCTGTGAAGCATCCGGAAAAAGTCGATATGGTAATTTTCCGTGAGAACACGGAGGATATATATGCAGGAATTGAATACGCCGCGGGGACTTCGGATGCCCAGAAGATTCTAGACTTCCTTGCAAAAGAATTCCCGAAAGGCTTTGATAAGATCCGCTTCAACACAAAAGCAAAAGCCGAGGAATTCTGGAACGCTGTGGGTGCAAAGGACTTTCCAAGCGAAGTCAAGATCGGAATTGGGATAAAGCCCGTGAGCTACAGCGGAAGCGTCAGGTTGATTCACAGTGCCATTTCATACGCGATCAAGTACAAACGCAAATCAGTGACAATAGTACATAAAGGCAACATTATGAAATTCACGGAAGGCGCGTTTCGTGATTGGGGGTTTAGTGTTGCCAGGGAATTCTTCGGTGCGGTCGAAATCGATAAAGGTCCGTGGTGCAGAATCCCGGATGGGAAGGCCGGTGCAGGCATAATCATAAAGGACAGCATTGCAGATATAACATTGCAGCAAGTGCTCACCCGACCGGAAGATTTCGATGTGATTGCAACGCTGAATCTGAACGGCGATTATTTGAGCGATGCTTTGGCAGCTCAGGTGGGCGGAATAGGGATAGCACCCGGGGCAAATATAAATTACATAACTGGTTTCGCAGTATTCGAGGCGACGCATGGCACCGCGCCTAAGTATGCGAATCTCGATAAGGTCAATCCGGGATCTCTCATCTTGAGTGGCGTGATGATGCTTGAGTATCTGGGCTGGAATGAGGCGGCGCAGATGATCACTTCAGCGATGGAGAAGACGATCAAGTCAAAAACAGTGACTTATGACTTTGCGAGGCTCATGCAAGGCGCAACGGAAGTCAAGACATCCGAATTCGCCCAGGCTATCGTCCGAAATATGTAA
- a CDS encoding Lrp/AsnC family transcriptional regulator, whose protein sequence is MLTGGDKKLDPIDHRILEILQKNARTKLNEMAQQLGLTIPTISERIQKLEDRGIIKGYTAVLDAKRLGKDITAFITVSIDSSKHYQMFMERARETEEILECHSVTGEGSHLLKVRAENTNSLEKLLSRIQSWPGVLSTKTSVVLSTIKESTVVKTQNN, encoded by the coding sequence ATGTTAACCGGCGGCGACAAGAAGCTCGACCCGATCGATCATCGGATCCTCGAAATACTCCAAAAGAATGCGAGGACGAAACTAAACGAAATGGCGCAACAGCTCGGGCTGACGATCCCGACCATCTCGGAGCGAATCCAGAAGCTTGAAGACCGCGGCATTATCAAAGGGTACACCGCCGTTCTTGATGCGAAAAGGCTAGGCAAGGACATCACTGCTTTTATCACAGTCTCAATCGACTCAAGCAAACACTACCAGATGTTTATGGAACGTGCGAGGGAGACCGAGGAAATACTCGAGTGTCACTCCGTGACCGGCGAAGGGTCGCATCTTCTGAAAGTCCGTGCCGAAAACACAAACTCCCTCGAGAAACTTCTTTCCCGCATCCAGTCGTGGCCCGGCGTGTTAAGCACCAAGACGAGCGTCGTTCTATCGACAATCAAAGAGTCAACAGTAGTAAAAACACAAAACAATTAA
- the glnA gene encoding type I glutamate--ammonia ligase, whose protein sequence is MAKGAKSANDVDKLLKFVKDSGAEIIDLRFTDIPGQWQHFSILPSELGENSFEEGVGFDGSSIRGFQAIQESDMVLIPDAKRYFMDPFTVHRTVNIVCDVKDPITGEPYRRDPRFIAHKAEAYLRSTGLADTVYFGPEAEFFIFDNVRFDQTINSGFYEIDSEEGFWNSGRSEGKNLGYRPRTKEGYFPVPPTDSLQDIRSEMVLTMKKVGIDVEVHHHEVATAGQTEIDMRFNTLTHMADNLMTYKYITKNVANKHSKTVTFMPKPLYGDNGSGMHVHQSLWKAGKPLFYGNGYANLSEMALYYIGGLLKHASALCAITNPTTNSYHRLVPGFEAPVNLAYSQRNRSASVRIPMYSKNPKAKRIEFRVPDPSTNPYLAFPALMMAGLDGILNKIDPGEPLDKDIYDLSPEELRNVPSTPGSLEEALKALERDHEFLLRGDVFTEELVNLWIKYKMANEVKQVALRPHPYEFMLYYDI, encoded by the coding sequence ATGGCAAAAGGGGCCAAGTCCGCCAACGATGTTGACAAACTGCTGAAGTTTGTCAAGGACAGCGGCGCTGAAATTATCGATCTGCGATTCACGGACATCCCCGGTCAGTGGCAGCATTTTTCAATTCTCCCTTCCGAACTTGGTGAGAATTCTTTTGAAGAGGGAGTAGGATTTGACGGTTCAAGCATTCGAGGCTTCCAGGCGATCCAGGAAAGTGATATGGTTCTGATTCCCGATGCGAAAAGATATTTCATGGATCCTTTCACCGTTCACAGAACTGTCAATATTGTGTGCGATGTAAAGGACCCCATTACCGGGGAGCCGTACAGGCGTGACCCGCGATTCATCGCTCATAAAGCCGAAGCTTATTTGAGATCGACCGGACTCGCAGACACGGTTTACTTCGGACCCGAAGCCGAGTTTTTCATTTTTGATAATGTCAGGTTCGATCAGACAATAAACAGCGGATTTTACGAGATCGATTCGGAAGAAGGGTTCTGGAACAGCGGAAGGAGTGAGGGCAAGAACCTCGGCTACCGTCCTAGAACCAAAGAAGGATATTTCCCGGTTCCACCGACGGACAGTTTGCAGGATATCAGGTCAGAAATGGTGCTGACTATGAAGAAGGTTGGAATCGATGTGGAGGTCCATCATCACGAAGTAGCTACGGCGGGTCAGACTGAAATCGACATGCGATTTAATACCCTTACTCACATGGCCGACAATCTCATGACCTACAAGTACATCACGAAGAACGTTGCGAATAAGCATAGCAAGACTGTTACGTTTATGCCCAAACCGCTGTACGGCGACAATGGGTCAGGCATGCATGTGCATCAAAGCTTGTGGAAAGCGGGAAAGCCTCTTTTCTACGGCAATGGCTATGCTAACCTGAGCGAGATGGCGCTCTACTACATAGGTGGTCTCCTGAAACACGCGTCTGCTCTTTGCGCAATAACTAACCCGACAACGAATTCCTACCACAGACTTGTGCCGGGTTTCGAGGCGCCTGTGAACCTCGCTTACAGCCAACGCAACAGATCAGCTTCCGTCAGAATTCCGATGTACTCGAAGAATCCGAAAGCGAAGCGAATCGAGTTCCGTGTGCCTGATCCATCGACGAACCCCTATCTGGCTTTTCCCGCACTCATGATGGCGGGACTGGACGGCATTCTCAACAAGATCGATCCGGGTGAACCGCTTGACAAGGACATTTATGATTTGTCACCTGAAGAATTGCGAAACGTTCCGTCGACCCCAGGTTCACTCGAGGAAGCTCTGAAGGCTCTCGAGAGGGATCATGAATTCCTGTTGCGCGGAGACGTGTTCACCGAGGAACTTGTCAACCTGTGGATAAAATACAAGATGGCGAACGAAGTCAAGCAGGTTGCGTTGAGACCTCACCCGTATGAATTCATGTTGTACTACGACATTTAA
- the acnA gene encoding aconitate hydratase AcnA has product MATTTNSFSTQKEFKIGKSSFRIFHLAALTEKKYDISRLPYSIRILLENLLRHEDGKIVTKSDIEALLNWDGKHLPEKEIAFMPARVLLQDFTGVPAVVDLAAMRSAVKRLKGNTEKINPLIPSELVIDHSVQVDNFGTVDSFQINADLEFSRNTERYLLLRWGQKAFKNFKVVPPDTGIVHQVNLEYLARVVETRVQRDVVHAFPDSLVGTDSHTTMVNGLGVFGWGVGGIEAEAVMLGQPYFMLTPEVVGVRLTGELPEGSTATDLVLTVTQILRKKGVVGKIVEFFGSGLEKLSLPDRATIANMAPEYGATMGFFPVDDETIRYLVLTGRTDEQVAIVETYCKEQKLFWHENDPEPVYSDLVDIDMRSIIPCVSGPKRPQDRVELKDVKSSFKKSLTASTAERGFELNNDQATKSVQVKKDGSSFELHNGSVAIAAITSCTNTSNPNVLVSAGLLAKKATEKYGLRSKPWVKTSIAPGSQVVMDYLKEAGLVSALEKLKFNLVGFGCTTCIGNSGPLDESISAAIEKEGLVVASVLSGNRNFEGRINPHTRASYLASPPLVVAYAIAGRIDFDPMNEPVDYTKDGKPVYLKDIWPTQSEVADAVRKSVKPGMFRARYSHVFEGDKNWKGLRVPDGDEYKWVADSTYIQEPPFFKEMSQQLSDVGDISNARVLALLGDSVTTDHISPAGSIPAKSPAGKYLIDHGVQPKDFNSYGARRGNHEVMMRGTFANIRLKNLLVPGTEGGWSVHLPDGERMTLYDTSMKYQAEGIPLLVIAGKEYGSGSSRDWAAKGTLLLGVKAVIAESYERIHRSNLVGLGVLPLQFRHGESATSLGLTGREVYSITGIADRLSPHKILNVVASDEHGNPKTFEVIARLDSNVDVEYYLNGGILLTVLRQMLQVS; this is encoded by the coding sequence ATGGCTACCACGACCAATTCGTTCAGCACCCAGAAAGAATTCAAAATCGGAAAATCAAGTTTCAGAATTTTCCACCTTGCGGCACTCACTGAAAAGAAATACGATATCTCCAGACTCCCGTACTCGATTCGAATTCTTCTGGAAAATCTGCTGCGGCATGAAGACGGAAAGATAGTTACAAAGTCTGACATCGAAGCACTTCTGAACTGGGACGGCAAGCATCTTCCTGAAAAAGAAATCGCATTTATGCCGGCAAGGGTTCTCCTCCAGGATTTCACGGGCGTGCCCGCAGTGGTCGACCTGGCAGCCATGAGAAGCGCCGTCAAGAGATTGAAGGGAAATACTGAGAAGATAAATCCTCTCATTCCTTCCGAATTGGTCATAGATCACTCGGTCCAGGTCGATAATTTCGGGACCGTCGACTCATTTCAGATAAACGCTGATCTCGAATTCAGCAGGAACACCGAGAGATATTTGCTCCTCCGATGGGGACAAAAGGCTTTTAAGAATTTCAAGGTGGTTCCACCTGATACCGGGATAGTTCACCAGGTCAACCTCGAGTACCTGGCCCGGGTAGTGGAGACGCGCGTCCAGCGCGATGTGGTCCATGCGTTTCCCGATTCGCTGGTAGGAACGGACTCACATACGACTATGGTAAACGGTCTTGGTGTTTTCGGGTGGGGTGTAGGTGGAATTGAAGCGGAAGCTGTCATGCTTGGTCAGCCTTACTTTATGCTAACGCCGGAAGTTGTCGGCGTCAGACTGACGGGAGAACTCCCGGAAGGATCTACCGCTACCGACCTCGTTCTCACAGTGACGCAAATCTTGCGGAAGAAGGGAGTGGTCGGCAAGATCGTGGAGTTTTTCGGTTCGGGATTGGAGAAGCTGAGTCTCCCCGACCGCGCCACCATCGCAAACATGGCGCCTGAGTACGGAGCTACGATGGGATTCTTTCCGGTCGATGACGAGACTATAAGATATCTGGTTCTTACAGGGAGGACTGATGAGCAGGTCGCAATTGTTGAAACCTATTGTAAGGAACAGAAACTTTTCTGGCATGAAAATGACCCGGAGCCGGTCTACAGCGATCTTGTTGATATCGACATGCGGAGCATAATTCCGTGCGTCTCTGGGCCGAAACGCCCGCAAGACAGAGTTGAATTGAAGGACGTAAAATCCTCTTTCAAGAAATCGCTCACTGCCTCTACGGCAGAGCGCGGATTTGAATTAAATAACGACCAGGCTACGAAGTCAGTCCAAGTGAAGAAAGACGGTTCGTCTTTCGAGCTGCATAATGGATCGGTCGCGATTGCTGCTATAACAAGCTGCACCAACACCTCCAATCCCAATGTCCTCGTCTCTGCGGGACTCCTTGCGAAGAAAGCAACGGAGAAATACGGTCTGCGCTCCAAGCCTTGGGTAAAGACAAGTATCGCTCCCGGCTCGCAGGTCGTGATGGATTATCTGAAGGAGGCGGGATTGGTCAGCGCTTTGGAGAAATTGAAATTCAATCTTGTCGGCTTTGGCTGCACGACATGCATCGGAAACAGCGGTCCTCTTGATGAGAGTATTTCGGCCGCAATCGAAAAAGAGGGACTTGTCGTGGCATCTGTATTGAGTGGAAATCGGAACTTCGAAGGTCGCATCAATCCGCATACTCGAGCGAGCTATCTTGCTTCACCTCCGCTCGTGGTTGCTTATGCGATTGCGGGAAGAATCGATTTTGATCCAATGAACGAACCCGTCGATTATACTAAAGACGGAAAACCTGTTTACCTCAAAGACATCTGGCCTACTCAGTCGGAAGTTGCAGATGCCGTCAGAAAATCTGTGAAACCCGGTATGTTTCGCGCCCGATATTCCCATGTGTTTGAAGGCGACAAAAACTGGAAAGGGTTAAGAGTTCCTGACGGGGATGAGTACAAGTGGGTAGCTGATTCGACATACATCCAGGAGCCGCCTTTCTTCAAAGAGATGTCCCAACAACTTTCCGACGTTGGTGACATTTCAAATGCGAGAGTTCTGGCGCTTCTCGGCGACTCGGTAACGACAGACCATATTTCACCTGCAGGCTCGATTCCCGCGAAGAGTCCCGCGGGCAAATATCTTATTGACCACGGTGTCCAGCCAAAGGATTTCAACTCATATGGCGCGCGCCGCGGGAACCATGAAGTCATGATGCGCGGTACGTTTGCCAATATCAGGCTGAAAAATCTTCTTGTCCCCGGTACCGAAGGCGGTTGGAGCGTTCACCTCCCGGACGGCGAGAGGATGACGTTGTATGACACATCAATGAAATATCAGGCGGAAGGAATACCACTTCTCGTGATCGCGGGGAAGGAATACGGCAGCGGCAGCTCCCGCGATTGGGCCGCAAAGGGAACTCTACTCCTCGGGGTCAAAGCTGTCATCGCGGAAAGTTATGAGCGAATCCACAGAAGCAACCTCGTGGGACTCGGAGTCCTTCCACTTCAGTTCAGACATGGAGAAAGCGCAACGTCGCTCGGTCTTACCGGCAGGGAAGTCTATTCGATTACCGGTATCGCGGATCGCCTTAGTCCCCATAAGATCCTGAACGTGGTTGCAAGTGATGAACACGGGAATCCAAAGACCTTCGAAGTTATCGCGCGCCTCGATAGCAACGTCGACGTTGAGTATTATTTGAACGGCGGCATTCTTCTTACGGTATTGAGGCAGATGTTGCAGGTTAGCTGA
- the rpmE gene encoding 50S ribosomal protein L31, producing MRAGIHPKYHTVTVTCVCGNTFKTRSTEPGQFLKVEICSNCHPFFTGKQKLIDSAGRVEKFMQKYGKKVKSDPAASA from the coding sequence ATGAGAGCCGGAATTCATCCAAAATATCACACAGTGACGGTCACATGTGTCTGCGGAAATACATTCAAGACAAGATCGACAGAACCGGGTCAATTCCTGAAAGTTGAAATTTGTTCCAACTGCCATCCGTTCTTCACGGGCAAGCAAAAGCTCATAGACTCTGCGGGAAGAGTCGAGAAGTTCATGCAGAAATACGGCAAGAAGGTGAAGTCGGATCCTGCCGCTTCTGCTTAG